The following DNA comes from Litorilinea aerophila.
TCCAGGCCGACGCCTTCCCCGATGCCCTGGCCCTCTACTTTCAGCCCACCTATCGGGAAAAAAGCCCCTTCGTCTCCGCCATCTGGACCACGCCAGATGGCCGGGAGATCCGCATCGGCGATTTCGCCGTCTCCACGGGCACCGTCTTCCGCTTTGAGCAGGACGATCGCCTGCGTCGGCGGCTGAGCCGGGAGGTGGGCGACTACCCGGCCCACGTGGCCCTCTTCATGCAGCCCGACGTGGAACCGCCCACGCCCCTGAAAGGCACCTACACCCTCCACCTGAGCGCCGTGACCTTTGAGGAGGGATCGGACCTGGAGGCGGAGTTCATCGCCTACGGCAAGGTCTACGGCATCGCCGGCACCGACCACCTGCGCCGGGATCTCCGCATTGCCCTCATGTGGGGGGCGCCGGTGGCCCTGGCCTTCGGCCTGCTGGCCGCCCTGGGCACCACCCTGACCACCATGGTCATCGCTGCGTTCGGCGTCTGGTTCGGCAGTTGGGTGGATGACCTGATCCAGCGGGTCACGGAAGTGAACCTGATGTTGCCCCTGTTGCCCATCCTCATTATGGTGGGCACCTTCTATTCCCGCAGCATCTGGCTGTTGTTGGGGGTGACCATCCTGCTGAGCATCTTCGGCGGCGGCATCAAGACCTATCGGGCCATCTTCCTCCAGATCCGGGAATCCCCCTACATCGAGGCGGCCCAGGCCTATGGAGCCGGCGACATCCGCATCGTGTTCCACTACCTGGTCCCGCGCATCATTCCCGTCCTGATCCCCCAACTGGTCACCCTCATCCCGTCGTACGTCTTCCTGGAGGCGTCCCTGGCCGTGCTGGGCCTGGGCGATCCCCTGCTGCCCACCTGGGGGAAAGTGATCCAGGACGCCCAGAGCAACGGCGCCCTGTACAAGGGGCTCTACTACTGGGTGCTGGAGCCGGCCGGCCTGCTGATG
Coding sequences within:
- a CDS encoding ABC transporter permease, with translation MNMLLNNLRELRNYPSAMAGILVVLALVAFSIYTLVTIPYDEAVTLWRGGENIWYRLPRNAPPAWINVFRRQKLPESIILNSAQGEAEKSTEAMSQGQQMVNLTFTFDFQADAFPDALALYFQPTYREKSPFVSAIWTTPDGREIRIGDFAVSTGTVFRFEQDDRLRRRLSREVGDYPAHVALFMQPDVEPPTPLKGTYTLHLSAVTFEEGSDLEAEFIAYGKVYGIAGTDHLRRDLRIALMWGAPVALAFGLLAALGTTLTTMVIAAFGVWFGSWVDDLIQRVTEVNLMLPLLPILIMVGTFYSRSIWLLLGVTILLSIFGGGIKTYRAIFLQIRESPYIEAAQAYGAGDIRIVFHYLVPRIIPVLIPQLVTLIPSYVFLEASLAVLGLGDPLLPTWGKVIQDAQSNGALYKGLYYWVLEPAGLLMVTGLGFAMVGFALDRVFNPRLREL